Sequence from the Catenuloplanes indicus genome:
TCTTCGTCGAGCCGACGCTGTTCACCGGCGTCACGAACGACATGACGATCGCGCGTGAGGAGATCTTCGGACCGGTCGCCGGCGTGATCGCGTTCGAGGACGAGGAGGAGGCGCTGGCGATCGCGAACGACACCGGCTACGGCCTCGCCGCCGGCGTCTGGACGCGCGATCTGTCCCGCGCCCACCGGATGGCCTCGCGCCTGCACGCCGGCACGGTGTGGGTGAACACCTACAACATCTTCGACCCGGCGCTGTCCTTCGGCGGCGTCGGCGACTCCGGCCTCGGCCGCGACCTCGGCGACGAGGCCCTGCACGCCTTCACCGAATCGAAAGGCGTCGTCATCGCGCTGTGATCCCGGCCGTCGCTCCGCTCCTCCGGCTCGGCGCCGTTCCCGCCGAGGACAGACGAGATCCAGACGAAGTGCGTGTCCGGATCTCGCGCCTCACGTGGGTGGCGGCGTTCCCGACGGGGCGCGCCCCGCTCGTACCCGCTGGCGTTTTGATCTTGATTGGATCCAATATGAGGGCTTTGACATCCAGGGACGTGCCGTGACGCGGTTGGACCCGGCGGCGTTGCGTGCCGGGACGCCGGGGATGCGGTATGCGCGGCACTTCAACGCGGCCGGGTCGGCGCTGCCGAGCGCGGCCGTGCTGGAGACCGTGATCGAGCACCTGCGGCTCGAGGCGACGATCGGCGGGTACGAGGCGGCGGAGGTCGCGCGGGAACGGCACGAGCAGGTGTACGCGCTCGCGGCCCGGCTGGTCGGCGGCACCGCGGACGACATCGCGCTGACCGAGAGCGCGACCGTGGCCTGGCACGCCGCGATGGACGCGGTCCCGTTCGCGCCCGGCGACCGGATCCTGGCGTCCGCGTCGAGCTACGTCAGCTCCGCGATCCACCTGTTCCGGCTGCGCGAGACGTACGGCGTGATCATCGAGGTGCTGCCCTGCGCACCGGACGGCACGGTCGACCTGGAGGCACTGGAGAAGGCGCTGCGCGCACCGGTCCGGCTGGTCACGATCGCGCACGTGCCGACGTCGTCCGGGCTGGTCGAGCCGGTGGCGGAGGTGGCGGCGCTGGCGAACGCGGCCGGCGTGCCGCTGCTGCTGGACGCGGTGCAGTCGCTCGGCCAGCTGCCGGTCGACCTGGCCGCGCTGGGCGTCGATCTCGCGGTCGGCACCGGGCGGAAGTTCCTGCGCGGGCCGCGCGGCACCGGGCTGCTCTACGCGTCGCCGCGCATCCGCGAGCTGCTGCGCCCGGCCCGCCCGGACGTCCGCGGCGCGGTCTGGAGCAGCCCGGACGGCTACCGGGTGAAGGACGGCGCGCGGCGCTTCGAGACCTGGGAGACCGCGCACGCGCTGCGGCTCGGTCTGGGCACCGCGCTCCGCGAGGCGCTGGACCCGGGCGTGGACGCGATCCACTCCTACACGGCCGGGCTCGCCGGCCGCCTGAAGGACGCGCTGGCCACGGTGCCCGGCGTGACGCTGACGGACCCGCCGGCGGCCGGTGGCGCGATCGTGACGTTCGTGGTGGACCGGGAGGAACCCGCGGACACGGTACGGCGGCTGCGCGCCGCCGGCGTCCACGTCACCTCGGTGCCGGACCACCACGGCCGGTGGGATCTCGGGCGCCGCGGGCTGAGGTCAGTCGTACGCGCGTCGGTGCACGTCTACAACGACGAGTCGGACGTCTCGGCGCTGACGGCGGCACTGGGGAGATCCGGGTCCGCACCGGCGTTCGTTCCATCGGGGTCCCGCGCGGACGTGATCGTGGTCGGCGCGGGCGTGCACGGTGGCGCGGCCTCCTGGCACCTCGCCCGGCGCGGCGCCTCGGTGATCCAGCTTGAGCGGTTCGCGGACGGGCATCACCAGGGCTCGTCGCACGGACACATCCGGATGATCCGCCGCGCCTACCCGAACCCGGTCTGGGACGAGCTGGTCGACCACGCCTATCTCGCCTGGTCGGAACTGTCCGAGGCGGCCGGCGAGACGCTGCTGACCACGACCGGCGGGCTCTACGCGCGCCCGGCCGCGGACGGCACGCCCGGGCTGCGCGGGCCCGCCTGCGAGACGGTGGACGCGGCCCGGGCCGCGCAGATCTTCCCGGGGCTGCGGCTCGGCGACGAGTTCACCGCCGTGTACGACCCGGCGGCCGGCGTGCTGGACGCGGCCGCCGCCATGCGCGCGCTGCGGTCGCTGGCGGTCGCGGCCGGCGCCGACCGGCGTACCGGCGTGCGGGTCCTGGGCTGGGAGCCGGACGGCGACGGCGTCACGGTACGCACCCCGGACGGCGTGCTGCGCGCGGACCGCCTGGTCGTCGCGGCCGGGCCGTGGACCGGCGCGCTGGTGCCGTCGCTGCGGGACCTGCTGCGCGTGGTGCGGATCGTCAACATCCACGTCGGCGCGTCGGACGTGGCGCGGGTGTCCGCGCCGGCGCTCGGGCCGTTCTCCGTCGACGTGCCGGGCGTGGGGCTGCTCTACGGACTGCCCGCGTTCGACGGCGCGGCACTCAAGATCGGGCTGGACCACGGCCCGGCCGACGACCCGGATCGCCCGCAGACGCCGGTGACCGCGGCCGAGGCCGCCGAGCTGCTGGTGCTTGCTCGCCGATTCCTGCCCGCGGCCGACGGCGACGTGGTCGACTCGGTGTCATGCCGGTACACGATGGCGCCACGGAACCGGTTCGCGGTGGGCGCGCTGCCGGACGTGCCGCAGGTGCTGGTCGCGGCCGCGTGCTCCGGGCACGGCTTCAAGTTCGGCCCGGCGATCGGCGCGGCGCTGGCCGATCTCGCGCTCGGCAAGCAGCGCCCGGACCTGGACTTCCTGGCACCGGGCGCGCTCGGAACCGCGCCGTGAACGCCGGCGGTCAGCCCTTGAAGACGGTGGCGGAGCGGCGCTCGTACCAGCGGGCCAGCTGCTCGCCCGCGCTGAGCACGTGCGCCAGCATCTCCCGGCGTGCGGTCTCGGCGTCGTCCGCGGCCAATGCGGCCAGGATGCGCTCGTGCTCGGCGAAGTTGTCGTCCCGGTGACGCGGGTGCTCCTGCAGCACCAGCGCGGAGACGTTGCGCGGGAACGCCTCGTTTATCTCCTTGATCACCTTGGCCAGGCGCTCGTTGCCGGCGATCTGGTGGATGAGCGTGTGGAACCGGTCGTTCGCCGCGTGCGAGGCCGCGTTCGGCGGCGCGTCACCCGGTCGCAGCAGCTCGTTCGTGGCGCGCAGCTCCGCCAGCGAGTCGCGGGTCAGCCGGCGCACCGCGCGCTCGCAGGCCAGGCCCTCCAGCTCGGCACGCACCTCGTACGCCTCGCGCACCTCCCACGGCGCCGGCACCCGGACGACCGCGCCACGGTTCGGCACCACCTCGATCAGGCCGCCGGTCTGCAGCTGGCGCAGCGCCTCGCGGACCGGCGTGCGGCTGACGCCGAGCGTCTTGGCGAGCTCGGCCTGCCGCAGCTGCGCGCCGATCGGGATCTCGCCGGACATGATCCGCGCGCGGATGGCGGCGGCGGTCTCGTCGACGAGCGCGGTGCTGCTGGAGGAGTCGTCCATTGTGGCCTCTTCGTGAAGACAAACGCCTTCAGTCGTTTTTGGGGGCGGGGGTCGGGGCGGCAGCCGGGGCGCCCCACCATAGCAAGTCCACAGCATGAGTGGATGCGGTCTATCCCAAGTTTGGATCCAAAAACTCTATCGTCGTATCCCGGATTCTCGTATGGTCACCACACGACAGCGCACAGACAGGAGCCGCCGATGAGCGCCTGCCACACCACCTCCGACGACGGCGGACGGACCGCTCGCTCGCACCCGCTCGACCCGCCGACCGCGGACGAGATCTCGCGTGCGGTCGCGGCCGCCCGCGCGGACGGCCGGCTCGGCGACCCGGCCCGGTTCTGGGGTGCCACGCTCGACGAGGCGCACGCCCGCCGGGTGCTCGCGGGTGCGGCTACCGGGGTACGGATCGGCCTGGTCGGCATGCGGATCGACGGCGAAGGCGCCTGGGAGATCGACATCCTGCTGGGCGAGGCCGGGGACGAGGTCACGGACTGGCGCCCGATCGACCCGCGCCGCCCCGGAATCACCTCGGACGAGGCCCGGGCCGCCGCGCGCGCCTGCCGGGAGAGCCCGCTGTTCCAGGAGGTCATGGCGCGGCGCGGCATTCACGACGTGTCGCTCTGCATGATCGACGCGGAGTCGATGGGCGGTTTCGAGCCGGAGAAGTACCGGGGCCGAAGGATCACCTGGGGCACGGTCTGGCACCGCACCACCGAGGACGACAACGGCTACGCCCGGCCGGTCCAGGGCGTGGTGCCGATCATCGACATGCACACCATGGAGGTGCTGGAGGTCGAGGACCACGGGATCATCCCGGTCTCCGCCGAGGCCGGCCCGCTCACCACCGGCGGCTTCGGCCCGGACCGGCCCGGCCTGAAGACGCTGGAGGTCACGCAGCCCGACGGCCCTAGCTTCAGCGTCGACGGCTGGAAGGTCGGCTGGCAGGGCTGGACGTTCCGGGTCGGCTTCACCCACCGCGAGGGCCTGGTCCTCTACGACCTGGAGTTCCTCGGCCGGTCCGTGCTCAAACGCGCGGCCTGCAACGAGATGTACGTGCCGTACCTGGACTCGAACTCCACGCAGTACCGGAAGAACTTCTTCGACTGGGGCGAGTACGGCGCCGGCCCGCTGACCAACTCGCTCGCGCTCGGCTGCGACTGCCTCGGCGTCATCCACTACTTCGACGGCACCCACCTCGGCGGGTACGGCGACCCGGTGACGATCAAGAACGCGATCTGCATGCACGAGGAGGACGACAGCATCCTCTGGAAGCACAACGATCTGCGCCGCGGCGTCAGCGAGGTCCGCCGCTCACGCCGCCTGATCATCTCGAACTTCCAGACCGTGGCGAACTACGACTACGGCTTCTACTGGTCGCTCTACCAGGACGGCCGGATCGAGCTGGAGGTGAAGCTGACCGGCATCCTCTCCGCCTCCGGCATCAACTCCGGCGACGAGGTGCCGTACGGCCGGCAGGTCTCCGAGCTGGTCCAGGCGCCGATCCACCAGCACTACTTCGGCATCCGGCTGGACACCGCGGTCGACGGCGCGCGCAACCGGCTGGCCGAGGTGCACGCGGCGGCGGAGCCGGACCCGGCGCTCAACCCGTACGGCAACGCGGTCCGCTTCGTGCGCGAGCCGCTGACCGTGGAGACCGGGCAGCGCAACGACCCGGCGACCGCGCGGCACTGGCGGATCGAGTCGGCGGACCGGACCAACCGGTACGGCGAGCCGACCGCGTACCAGCTGCGGATACCGGACACCACGCGTAGCTTCGGCCGGCCGGACTCGGTGATGGCGACCCGCGCGCCGTTCATCCACCAGCACCTGTGGGCCACGCCGTACGCGGAGGACGAGAACTTCATCGGCGGGCAGTACCCGAACCACGCGGAGCCGGGCGAGGACGGCGTGCACGTCTGGCAGCGCCAGCAGCGCTCGATCGACGGCGTGCCGCTGGTGCTCTGGCCGGTGCTCGGCACGCACCACCTGCCGCGGCCGGAGCAGTGGCCGGTGATGCCGGTCGAGGCGATCCACCTGACGCTGGCGCCGGACGGCTTCTTCGACCGCAACCCGGCGCTCGACATCCCCGACCCGGCGGCGGCGCGCGCCTCCGAGCCGGATTCCTGCTGCTCATGACGGATGCGTTCCGGACCGGACGACCGGGTCGGCGACACATCTTGTTCACGAACCCGATACGCCACCGCAGCGGTCGGGTCGCAGGATTGGATCCAATCCCAACGGAATGAAATCCCAAATAGCCAAACTTTGATACCGATGCTTGTTTCCTGAAGGAGCCCCCACATGACGGACCTCGGCAAGCACGCAGTCTCCCGCCGGAACATACTCCGCGGCGCGGCCATTCTGGGCATGGGCGCCGGTTTCACCAGCCTGCTCGCGGCCTGTGGCATCGCCGCCGAGGAGGGCGAGAACGGCGGCAAGACCGGCGGCACGCTGACGCTGGCGATCGACGGCACCAGCGCGGTCAACGACCCGGCGTTCTACACCACGCTCGGCGACTGGATGGTCGTCGACTGCGTCTGCCGCGGCCTCACGTTCATCGACTACGAGACCACCGAGCCGAAGCCGGACATGGCGGAGAGCTGGACGGTCTCCGAGGACGCGCTGACCTACACGTTCACGCTGCGCCAGGGCATCACGTTCCACGACGGTACGACGCTCACCTCCGCGGACGTGCTGGCCAGCCTGAACCGGCAGTTCAACAAGGACGACCCGAGCCTGCCGGAGGGCGCGTCGCGGCCGCTGAACAGCCTCGGCACCAACGTCGCGTCGCTGACCGGCCCGGACGCGAGCACCGTGGTCATCGTGCTGAAGAAGCCGGACCGTACGCTGCTCGGCCGGCTCTCCGACATCGGCGCGCGGATCATCTCCAAGGCCGCGCTGGACAAGCACGGCAAGGACATCGGCAAGAACCTGGTCGGCACCGGGCCGTTCAAGCTCGTCTCGGCCACGTCCGGGCAGAACGTCACGCTGGAGGCGTTCGACGGCTGGTACAAGGGCAAGGCGCCGATCGACCGGCTGGTCATGCAGCAGGTCACCGACCCGTCCACGATCGTCAGCTCGCTGCTCTCCGGCGACATCGGCGCCACCCAGTTCACGCCGTACTCCGCACTGGACCAGCTGCGCGGCGACGCGTCGGTGACGGTCTACGACACGCCGAAGAGCTTCGACGCGTTCATGATGATGGACGTCCGCCGCATCCCCGAGCTGGAGGTGCGCCAGGCGATCAACATGGCGGTGGACCGGCAGGCACTGATCGCGCAGGCGTTCTTCGGCGCGGCCGTGCTGCCGGACGGCTACACGATCCCGCCGGGCCAGGACACGCACGACCCGAGCCTGGCCGACCTCAGCGCCACCGAC
This genomic interval carries:
- the solA gene encoding N-methyl-L-tryptophan oxidase, yielding MTRLDPAALRAGTPGMRYARHFNAAGSALPSAAVLETVIEHLRLEATIGGYEAAEVARERHEQVYALAARLVGGTADDIALTESATVAWHAAMDAVPFAPGDRILASASSYVSSAIHLFRLRETYGVIIEVLPCAPDGTVDLEALEKALRAPVRLVTIAHVPTSSGLVEPVAEVAALANAAGVPLLLDAVQSLGQLPVDLAALGVDLAVGTGRKFLRGPRGTGLLYASPRIRELLRPARPDVRGAVWSSPDGYRVKDGARRFETWETAHALRLGLGTALREALDPGVDAIHSYTAGLAGRLKDALATVPGVTLTDPPAAGGAIVTFVVDREEPADTVRRLRAAGVHVTSVPDHHGRWDLGRRGLRSVVRASVHVYNDESDVSALTAALGRSGSAPAFVPSGSRADVIVVGAGVHGGAASWHLARRGASVIQLERFADGHHQGSSHGHIRMIRRAYPNPVWDELVDHAYLAWSELSEAAGETLLTTTGGLYARPAADGTPGLRGPACETVDAARAAQIFPGLRLGDEFTAVYDPAAGVLDAAAAMRALRSLAVAAGADRRTGVRVLGWEPDGDGVTVRTPDGVLRADRLVVAAGPWTGALVPSLRDLLRVVRIVNIHVGASDVARVSAPALGPFSVDVPGVGLLYGLPAFDGAALKIGLDHGPADDPDRPQTPVTAAEAAELLVLARRFLPAADGDVVDSVSCRYTMAPRNRFAVGALPDVPQVLVAAACSGHGFKFGPAIGAALADLALGKQRPDLDFLAPGALGTAP
- a CDS encoding GntR family transcriptional regulator produces the protein MDDSSSSTALVDETAAAIRARIMSGEIPIGAQLRQAELAKTLGVSRTPVREALRQLQTGGLIEVVPNRGAVVRVPAPWEVREAYEVRAELEGLACERAVRRLTRDSLAELRATNELLRPGDAPPNAASHAANDRFHTLIHQIAGNERLAKVIKEINEAFPRNVSALVLQEHPRHRDDNFAEHERILAALAADDAETARREMLAHVLSAGEQLARWYERRSATVFKG
- a CDS encoding primary-amine oxidase — translated: MSACHTTSDDGGRTARSHPLDPPTADEISRAVAAARADGRLGDPARFWGATLDEAHARRVLAGAATGVRIGLVGMRIDGEGAWEIDILLGEAGDEVTDWRPIDPRRPGITSDEARAAARACRESPLFQEVMARRGIHDVSLCMIDAESMGGFEPEKYRGRRITWGTVWHRTTEDDNGYARPVQGVVPIIDMHTMEVLEVEDHGIIPVSAEAGPLTTGGFGPDRPGLKTLEVTQPDGPSFSVDGWKVGWQGWTFRVGFTHREGLVLYDLEFLGRSVLKRAACNEMYVPYLDSNSTQYRKNFFDWGEYGAGPLTNSLALGCDCLGVIHYFDGTHLGGYGDPVTIKNAICMHEEDDSILWKHNDLRRGVSEVRRSRRLIISNFQTVANYDYGFYWSLYQDGRIELEVKLTGILSASGINSGDEVPYGRQVSELVQAPIHQHYFGIRLDTAVDGARNRLAEVHAAAEPDPALNPYGNAVRFVREPLTVETGQRNDPATARHWRIESADRTNRYGEPTAYQLRIPDTTRSFGRPDSVMATRAPFIHQHLWATPYAEDENFIGGQYPNHAEPGEDGVHVWQRQQRSIDGVPLVLWPVLGTHHLPRPEQWPVMPVEAIHLTLAPDGFFDRNPALDIPDPAAARASEPDSCCS
- a CDS encoding ABC transporter substrate-binding protein; translated protein: MTDLGKHAVSRRNILRGAAILGMGAGFTSLLAACGIAAEEGENGGKTGGTLTLAIDGTSAVNDPAFYTTLGDWMVVDCVCRGLTFIDYETTEPKPDMAESWTVSEDALTYTFTLRQGITFHDGTTLTSADVLASLNRQFNKDDPSLPEGASRPLNSLGTNVASLTGPDASTVVIVLKKPDRTLLGRLSDIGARIISKAALDKHGKDIGKNLVGTGPFKLVSATSGQNVTLEAFDGWYKGKAPIDRLVMQQVTDPSTIVSSLLSGDIGATQFTPYSALDQLRGDASVTVYDTPKSFDAFMMMDVRRIPELEVRQAINMAVDRQALIAQAFFGAAVLPDGYTIPPGQDTHDPSLADLSATDVEEAKRLIAAAGATGRTVRLMAASDSWHPKAAQIIAQNLTDIGLKVESDSVDPAAYFNRLLDPADRFHDIMIWERNGYYPDADDMIGSLARPSGVYGDFISGFKTLDGAAEYADKLFEAKNIADVAARKARYTEIQREWAEKYMTLSMLVTGANPVVSGKNVEGMNWKALGSHRCYMENASV